One Rhipicephalus microplus isolate Deutch F79 chromosome 4, USDA_Rmic, whole genome shotgun sequence genomic window carries:
- the LOC142814390 gene encoding uncharacterized protein LOC142814390: protein MDIVHPSYITVDDFTGEVAWIKQVVEENSVCFPMAKVTITGPFGKLVTEAAVSTTLSLQYPYIFSNRSDRTLRERGQKLGEGTVQVLTRSKAREITSRASENTISMETDPGSGHRSGAQGESATDQQNEVSLTNIDGKPADRQQGKPDDTPTSETGSVLSPASKNFDRLVQVNRQSLVAEQNSDDSLAKLQLSAKEGIARGNVTLHKKGGLLYRHYRDKRGRVLDQLVVPRKYREDLLNLCHGNGWSGHLGINKTKERLLMEYYWPGCFKEVEEFVRSCDTCQRTGKPGETWKAPLKLVPVISEPFRRMVIDTVMLWGKEGGSRPN, encoded by the exons ATGGACATTGTCCACCCATCTTACATTACTGTGGATGACTTCACTGGAGAAGTGGCATGGATCAAACAGGTTGTAGAGGAAAACAGCGTCTGTTTTCCCATGGCGAAAGTAACGATCACTGGGCCGTTTGGAAAGCTTGTGACAGAGGCAGCTGTCTCAACGACACTGTCATTACAGTACCCGTACATATTTTCAAATCGTTCAGACAGGACACTGCGCGAGCGAGGTCAGAAACTTGGAGAAGGAACGGTTCAAGTGCTAACTCGTTCCAAAGCACGTGAAATCACGTCCAGGGCATCGGAAAACACAATTTCAATGGAAACAGACCCAGGCTCAGGTCACCGCTCAGGGGCGCAGGGAGAGTCAGCAACTGATCAGCAAAATGAAGTTTCACTAACAAACATAGACGGAAAGCCAGCTGATCGGCAAC AGGGAAAACCAGACGACACTCCCACGAGCGAAACGGGGTCAGTATTGTCACCGGCGTCAAAAAACTTTGACCGGCTAGTACAGGTAAACAGACAATCGCTGGTTGCTGAGCAAAACAGTGATGATAGCTTAGCTAAACTGCAGTTAAGCGCTAAAGAGGGGATTGCTAGGGGCAATGTGACGTTACACAAGAAAGGAGGTTTGTTATATCGGCACTACCGAGATAAGAGAGGAAGGGTTCTGGATCAGTTGGTCGTTCCTAGAAAATATCGCGAGGATCTCTTGAACCTCTGCCACGGAAACGGCTGGTCTGGTCACCTaggaataaacaaaacaaaagagagaTTGCTAATGGAATACTATTGGCCAGGGTGCTTCAAAGAGGTAGAGGAATTCGTAAGATCATGTGACACGTGTCAACGCACGGGTAAGCCTGGGGAAACGTGGAAAGCTCCGCTAAAATTGGTGCCTGTAATATCAGAGCCATTCCGACGTATGGTGATCGACACG GTCATGCTGTGGGGCAAGGAAGGAGGCAGCCGGCCGAACTAA